From the genome of Spinacia oleracea cultivar Varoflay chromosome 2, BTI_SOV_V1, whole genome shotgun sequence, one region includes:
- the LOC110782170 gene encoding protein IQ-DOMAIN 17 — MGKKGGSSWLTAVKRAFRSPTKETHDKVRNCRRKEDHHQTPIAEDQDDEKKKEKRRWLFKKATNQQNSPSVTAVEQSPHVKSGSSGGGPVVSAAATGSDVSEQRHAIAVAVATAAAAEAAVATAHAAMEVARLTHTSPTNNIDNRREDFAAILIQTAFRGYLARRALRALKGLVKLQALVRGHNVRKQAKMTLKCMQALVRVQSRVLDQRMRLSHEGSRKSTFSDTASVVDSRYLQDIAERRSLSHSREPSSLADDWDERPHTIEEVKAMLQSRKDAALKREKNLSHAFSHQMWRSDRSSVGEEELEEKPRWLDRWMASKQWDSSITPSPSPAVRARASADHRDSIKTVEIDTSQPYSYLPSNFRRSVTSTSASHYHAQHHSQRPSSPLHTRAHHHHHQHQHPPSTTPSPSRARPIQVRSASPRCIKEDRSYNNSQVSQTPSLRSNYFYNGNLQTNPKVVAATATTGSSSGGPKPNYMAATESAKARLRSQSAPRHRPSTPERDRPGTGAGVGASVKKRLSYPNPDPYSGMGYGNYNLRSPSFKSVNGVQLGMMEQQSVYSSCCTDSLGGEISPSSTSDLRRWLR, encoded by the exons ATGGGGAAGAAAGGTGGTAGTTCTTGGTTGACTGCTGTAAAGAGGGCTTTTAGATCTCCTACTAAAGAGACTCATGACAAAGTTAGAAATTGCAGAAGAAAAGAAGATCATCATCAAACTCCTATAGCAGAGGACCAAGATGATGAAAAG aagaaagagaaaaggagatGGCTTTTTAAGAAGGcaacaaatcaacaaaactcaCCATCAGTTACAGCTGTGGAGCAGAGCCCACATGTAAAGAGTGGTAGTAGTGGTGGTGGTCCTGTTGTTAGTGCAGCAGCCACAGGAAGTGATGTGTCCGAGCAGAGGCACGCTATCGCGGTGGCAGTGGCTACAGCTGCTGCCGCCGAAGCCGCTGTTGCCACCGCACATGCTGCAATGGAGGTGGCTAGGCTTACACATACATCACCCACCAATAATATTGACAACCGCAGAGAAGATTTTGCAGCTATTCTCATTCAGACTGCCTTCAGAGGATATTTG GCTAGGAGGGCACTGAGAGCACTAAAAGGGTTGGTAAAGTTGCAAGCTTTAGTGCGAGGACATAATGTAAGAAAACAAGCGAAGATGACATTGAAATGCATGCAAGCTCTGGTTAGAGTTCAATCCAGGGTGCTTGATCAGCGCATGAGATTATCTCATGAAGGTAGCAGGAAATCTACTTTCAGTGATACCGCTAGTGTTGTGGATTCCCGCTATCTCCAGGATATAGCAGAGAGAAGATCACTT TCACATTCAAGAGAGCCAAGCAGTTTAGCAGATGATTGGGATGAAAGACCACACACTATTGAGGAAGTCAAAGCTATGTTACAGAGTAGAAAAGATGCTGCTCTTAAACGAGAGAAGAATCTCTCCCATGCTTTCTCTCATCAG ATGTGGAGAAGCGATAGGAGTTCAGTGGGAGAAGAAGAGTTGGAGGAGAAACCAAGATGGTTAGACAGATGGATGGCCTCTAAACAGTGGGATTCCAGCATTACCCCTTCCCCTTCCCCTGCAGTTAGAGCTAGAGCTTCAGCTGATCATAGAGACTCAATCAAAACCGTTGAAATTGACACCTCACAGCCTTATTCTTACTTGCCTTCTAACTTCAGAAGATCAGTTACTTCAACTTCAGCTAGCCATTACCATGCTCAACACCACAGTCAACGCCCATCCTCACCCCTCCACACTAGggctcaccaccaccaccaccagcatCAACATCCACCATCGACCACTCCCTCTCCGTCACGGGCACGGCCTATCCAGGTGCGGTCCGCTAGCCCACGGTGCATCAAAGAAGATAGAAGCTACAACAACAGTCAAGTATCCCAAACACCAAGCTTGAGATCAAATTACTTTTATAATGGCAACCTTCAAACCAACCCCAAGGTAGTAGCTGCCACTGCTACCACCGGCTCTAGCAGTGGAGGACCAAAGCCTAATTACATGGCTGCCACTGAATCCGCTAAGGCGAGACTCCGGTCTCAAAGCGCACCGAGACATCGGCCTTCAACACCAGAGCGGGACCGACCTGGAACTGGTGCCGGGGTCGGTGCCAGCGTGAAGAAGAGGCTGTCATACCCTAATCCTGATCCATATAGTGGAATGGGGTATGGAAACTATAATTTGAGGAGCCCAAGTTTTAAAAGTGTGAATGGTGTACAATTGGGTATGATGGAGCAACAGTCAGTGTATTCATCATGTTGTACGGATAGCCTTGGAGGTGAGATTTCACCTTCTTCAACTAGTGATCTTAGAAGGTGGTTGAGATAA